Proteins encoded together in one Oncorhynchus masou masou isolate Uvic2021 chromosome 3, UVic_Omas_1.1, whole genome shotgun sequence window:
- the LOC135511475 gene encoding zinc finger protein 37-like, protein MSVSDDVNFETQIASVLDSLAKVAVVEITKLFESRFLASGTTILIEGRSEQNETLQTVDAVKKSGKKCLRSIGVQVDGETTTSLELHENPKQCLSLEGGSGSLNGSNEEEGPAHHIPLLKANQPAELKCSVLEEKVVEMVEGISLETKSSTTTEPEEEQVIYSATVDPIHLYVPVQSSPTKQKPQPLKTETENGINIECETKVICQMVPKAEEDITRQPTCKEKPTQMEPQQASYSTAKGTAYSPSSSDGALVPVQAKSKLKFMGVTNAPSALTKKKVDVKLDQTKKKKVNFKLDQTKKKKVDVKLDQTKKKKVDVKLDQTKKKKVDFKLDQTKKKKVDFKLDQTKKTKVDFKLDQTKKKKVDFKQDQTKKKKVDFKLDQTKKKMVDFKLDQTSLEQKLTRPCSVQLVNLLLVPGRKNSGGKKANGSNCHDNKRFPMPKDLKTHQGLHTGRRLCCFTQCGNGVWRLQGVLSSSRAHCCKICGKRFKRRKILRRHERFHTGEKPYSCSQCSKTFALRKSLRRHERFHTGQRPHSCPQCGKSFRLRDNLKAHLRFHTGERPFTCSFCSKSFRIFRNLEKHSIDHLGATAK, encoded by the exons ATGTCTGTTTCCGACGATGTGAATTTTGAAACCCAGATTGCGTCTGTTTTGGATTCACTTGCAAAGGTGGCGGTGGTGGAAATAACGAAACTGTTCGAGAGTCGCTTCCTTGCTTCGGGAACCACTATTCTCATTGAAGGGCGGAGTGAACAAAATGAAACCTTGCAAACAGTGGACGCTGTAAAAAAGTCTGGCAAAAAATGTCTTCGCAGTATCGGAGTTCAAGTGGATGGGGAAACAACAACGTCCTTAGAGCTACATGAAA ACCCAAAACAGTGCTTGTCCTTGGAGGGAGGCAGTGGTTCTTTGAATGGGAGCAATGAGGAGGAGGGTCCTGCACATCATATCCCCCTGCTGAAGGCTAATCAGCCTGCTGAACTCAAGTGCTCTGTTCTAGAAGAGAAG GTTGTGGAGATGGTGGAGGGGATTAGTCTGGAAACAAAATCTTCAACAACCACTGAGCCAGAAGAAGAACAAGTGATCTattctg CCACTGTGGATCCAATCCACCTTTATGTTCCTGTTCAAAGCTCCCCAACTAAGCAGAAACCCCAGCCCCTCAAGACAGAAACTGAGAATGGAATCAACATAGAATGTGAGACTAAAGTCATCTGCCAAATGGTCCCAAAGGCAGAGGAGGACATAACACGACAGCCTACATGTAAAGAAAAGCCTACCCAGATGGAGCCCCAGCAGGCCAGTTACAGCACCGCCAAAGGGACAGCCTACAGCCCATCCTCCTCAGATGGTgctttggttcctgtacaggctAAGAGTAAGTTGAAATTTATGGGTGTAACAAATGCTCCCTCTGCTCTAACAAAGAAAAAGGTGGATGTCAAGCTGGACCAGACAAAGAAGAAGAAGGTGAACTTCAAGCTGGACCAGACAAAGAAGAAAAAGGTGGACGTCAAGCTGGACCAGACAAAGAAGAAGAAGGTGGACGTCAAGCTGGACCAGACAAAGAAGAAGAAGGTGGACTTCAAGCTGGACCAGACAAAGAAGAAGAAGGTGGACTTCAAGCTGGACCAGACAAAGAAGACGAAGGTGGACTTCAAGCTGGACCAGACAAAGAAGAAGAAGGTGGACTTCAAGCAGGACCAGACAAAGAAGAAGAAGGTGGACTTCAAGCTGGACCAGACAAAGAAGAAGATGGTGGACTTCAAGCTGGACCAGACCTCCTTGGAGCAGAAGTTGACGAGGCCTTGCTCTGTCCAGCTGGTGAACCTGCTTTTGGTGCCCGGAAGAAAGAACTCTGGAGGGAAGAAGGCTAATGGTAGCAACTGTCATGACAACAAGAGGTTCCCCATGCCAAAGGACCTCAAGACCCACCAAGGCCTCCACACGGGCCGACGCCTCTGCTGCTTCACTCAGTGTGGGAACGGTGTCTGGCGGCTGCAAGGGGTCCTCTCCTCAAGCCGCGCCCATTGCTGCAAGATCTGTGGGAAGCGCTTCAAGCGCAGGAAGATCCTGAGGAGGCATGAGCGCTTCCACACCGGTGAGAAGCCCTACTCCTGCTCCCAGTGCTCCAAAACGTTCGCCCTGCGGAAAAGCCTCCGCAGGCACGAACGGTTCCATACAGGGCAGAGACCTCACAGCTGCCcccagtgtgggaagagctttcgTCTCAGGGACAATCTGAAGGCTCATCTGCGCTTTCACACTGGTGAGAGACCTTTCACCTGCTCCTTCTGCTCCAAGAGCTTCAGAATCTTCCGGAATCTTGAGAAACACAGCATTGATCACTTGGGAGCGACAGCGAAATAG